AAATAGGGGCGATGGTATTTGCGTTCCGTAGGAACGCTTGATAAGAAAAATAGAATTACAGAACGTACAAGAGTGCGACGCAACAGAAGCTAAATAGAATAACAACAGACGATAACAAAAATAAAATGGCTGAATTAAACAAGTATTCAAAAGTATTAACGCAGGATGAAACACAACCGGCTGCACAAGCCATGTTGTATGGCATTGGCTTAACAGAAGATGATCTGAAAAAAGCACAGGTGGGTATTGCAAGTATGGGTTACGATGGGAACACTTGTAACATGCACCTGAATGATCTTGCAAAGGTCGTGAAAGAAGGTGTGTGGAAGAATGATCTCGTTGGTTTAATATTTAATACAATCGGTATTAGTGATGGTATCAGCAATGGTACGGACGGTATGCGTTATTCGTTGGTAAGCCGTGATCTCATTGCAGACAGTATTGAAAGTGTTTGCGGCGGATTTTATTATGATGGTTTAATTGCATTACCGGGTTGTGATAAAAATATGCCGGGTGCTATTATGGCGATGGGTCGTTTGAATCGTCCTTCTATTATGGTGTATGGCGGAACAATTGCGCCGGGTCATCATAAAGGAGAAGAACTCAACATTATTTCTGCATTTGAAGCATTGGGTAAAAAATTGGCAGGCACGATTACGCCCGAAGATTTTAAAGAAGTGGTAAAACATAGCTGCCCGGGTGCAGGTGCATGCGGTGGTATGTACACAGCAAATACCATGGCTTCTGCAATTGAAGCGCTGGGTATGAGCTTACCTTACTCCTCATCAAATCCTGCAATCAGTGATGAAAAAAAGAATGAGTGTTTAGATGCAGGAAGAGCAATAAAGGTTTTGTTAGAAAAAGATATTAAGCCAAAAGATATCATGACGAAGAAGGCTTTTGAAAATGCCATTGTTACCATCATGATCTTTGGCGGAAGCACCAATGCTGTTTTGCATTTGATCGCTATGGCGAAAAGTGTAGACGTAGAATTAACGCAGGATGATTTCCAACGCATCAGTGATAAAACGCCGGTGCTGGCAGATTTTAAACCAAGCGGAAAATATCTGATGCAGGAATTACATGCACATGGCGGTGTGCCTGCTGTAATGAAATACTTATTACAAAAAGGGTTGCTGCATGGCGATTGCTTGACAGTAACCGGTAAAACAGTTGCAGAAAATTTAGAAAACATTGCGCCGATAAATTTCGATACACAAAAAATTATTTTCCCATTAGAAGCTCCGTTGAAAGTAACCGGTCACTTACAAATATTGTATGGCAATCTTGCTGAAAAAGGCAGTGTAGCAAAGATCAGTGGTAAAGAAGGCGAACGTTTTGAGGGACCTGCTAGAGTATTTGATGGTGAAAAAGATCTGGTGGCAGGTATAGCAAATGGCAGAGTGAAAAAAGGTGATGTGGTAGTTATCAGATATGAAGGACCGAAAGGTGCACCGGGTATGCCGGAAATGTTGAAACCAACTTCAGCCATTACAGGTGCCGGTTTAGGTAAAGATGTTGCATTGATCACTGATGGAAGATTTAGTGGTGGCTCACATGGATTCGTCGTCGGTCACATCACTCCGGAAGCATTTGAAGGTGGTTTAATTGCATTGGTGCAGGATGATGATATCATTGAACTGGATGCAACCAGCAATAAGATCAACCTGAAAGTAGCTGACGAAGTGATAGCAGAAAGACGTAAAAACTGGAAGCAGCCTGCATTAAAAGAAAAGAAAGGTGTATTGTATAAATATGCAATGTGCGTGAAGGATGCTTCACAAGGTTGCGTAACAGATGAGGCGTAGGCCCTTTCAAAAACAATAACAACATTCAGCTTTAAAAAGCAACAATAAATAAACGTGAAATGGAAACACTCACAATAAAAGAAGAGAAAAAGCAAACAGAAGCAACAAAGTCCGTAAGTGGAAGTGTAGCTGTATTAGATGCTTTGCTCAATGAAAACGTAAAGACCATCTTCGGTTATCCGGGTGGTGCAATTATGCCGATCTATGATGCATTGTATGATTACAATGATCGTTTAGAACATATTCTTGTTCGTCACGAACAAGGTGCTATTCATGCAGCACAGGGTTTTGCAAGAGCAAGTGGTAAAACGGGTGTTGTGTTTGCAACAAGTGGCCCCGGTGCAACAAATCTTGTAACAGGGTTAGCTGATGCGATGATCGATTCAACTCCATTAGTATGTATCACCGGACAGGTGTTTGCACATTTGTTAGGCACCGATGCATTCCAGGAAACAGATGTGATCAACATTACTACGCCTGTTACCAAATGGAATCACCAGGTAACAGATGCAAGTGAAATTCCGGCTGCATTAGCAAAAGCATTTTACATAGCAGGTAGTGGTCGCCCAGGTCCGGTGTTGATCGATATTACAAAAAATGCACAGCTGCAATTATTCGATTACGAAGGATATAAAAAATGTGAGCATATCCGCAGCTATCGTCCAAAACCAATTGTGCGGAAAGAATATATTGAACAAGCAGCAAAGCTTATTAATGAAGCAGAACGTCCTTTCGTGATCTTCGGACAAGGTGTTATTCTTGGTAAAGCAGAAAAAGAATTCAAAGCCTTTATTGAAAAAGCCGGTATTCCTGCAGCATGGACCATCATGGGTATGAGTGCAATTCCAACAGATCATCCCTTAGGTGTTGGTATGCTGGGTATGCATGGTAACTACGGCCCGAATTTACTGACGAATGAATGTGATGTGTTGATTGCTGTTGGTATGCGTTTCGATGATCGTGTAACCGGTCGTTTAGATAAATATGCCAAGCAGGCAAAAATTGTTCATCTCGATATTGATCCTGCGGAAATTGATAAGAATGTAAAGACAACAGTTCCTGTTTGGGGCGATTGTAAAGAAACATTGCCGATGCTGACTGCATTGGTTGAAAGCAAAGTATATCCGCAATGGTTACAGAAGTTTCATGATTGCATGGCGAAAGAGCAATCCTTGTGTATTGATCCTGAAATGAACCCGGCAACAGATATTCTTACAATGGGTGAAGTGATCAAAGCATTGAACGAGTTGACACACGGCAATGCAATTATTGTAACGGATGTTGGTCAGCACCAGATGGTTGCTTGCCGTTATGCACAAATGAATCAAACGAAAAGTAATATCACCAGTGGTGGTTTGGGTACAATGGGTTATGCATTGCCTGCAGCAATTGGTGCAGCGTATGGTGATCCATCAAGACCAACCGTTGCCATTATCGGTGATGGTGGTTTTCAAATGACAATACAGGAGTTAGGAACTATCATGCAGTTTAAACCAAACGTGAAAATTATTATTCTGAATAATCAGTTCTTAGGTATGGTGCGCCAGTGGCAGCAACTGTTCCATGAAAAGCGTTATTCGTTTGTTGATATCACCAGTCCTGATTTTGTTGCTGTGGCAAAAGGATATTACATCGACGGACAACGCATCAGTGAGCGTTCAGAATTGAAGTCAGCATTGAAAACAATGATCGACCATGAAGGCAGCTATTTGCTGGAAGTAATGGTTGGTAAAGAAAACAATGTATTCCCGATGGTGCCACAGGGAAGAGGCGTATCAGAAATCGTATTAAGTAAAGAAGAAATCTAAAGACCCCGCAGCGTTTGCAAACCCTGCAGGCGGTTTAGTAAAAACAAAGCATATGCAAAAACAGGAATACACCATAACAGTTTACACAGAGAACCAGATCGGTTTATTGAACCGTATCGCTATTCTTTTTTCCAAACGGAAAATAAACATTGAAAGTTTAAATACATCACCAAGTGAAGTCGACAGTGTGCATCGTTTCACAATTGTGATCAACGAAACAGAAGAAGTGGTTCGCAAACTCTGTCGCCAGATCGAAAAGCAGGTTGAAGTATTGAAAGCGTATTACAACACCAACGAAGAGATCATTTGGCAGGAGTTGGCTATGTACAAAGTGCCAACGGATGTTATAGCGGAGCATGTAAAAGTAGAGCGCCTGTTAAGTCAACATGGAGCGAAAGCAGTTGTGATTCGCAAAGATTATACAGTGTTTGAAGTGAGTGGTCAGCGTGATGAAACAGATGCGTTCATTAAAGTGCTGGAACCTTATGGATTAATTGAGTTTGTACGTAGTGCAAGAGTGGCGATCATTAAAGCAAGTGATGGCTTCCACAATAAGTTGAAAGAGTTTGAATACAGAGAGCCAAGTGAAGAAGTGATCGAGAATGAATATTTGGATAAGGGTGAAGAGGTGTTTGAAATGTAACATCCACGTCTGAACCATGATTTGTGGGATTGGTTGGATGAGGAACAGAATTAAAAACGCTGAAGAGTGCGACGCAACAGAAGATGATAAGAATTGAAGTCGCTGATAACATAAAAATTAAATCTTAAATCTAAACTCTTTGCTCTGTTGAGCAAAGGCAAAACAAAAAAAGAGAAACGAAAATGGCAAATTACTTTAACACACTTCCGCTCAGGGAACAGTTGAACCAGCTTGGCGTATGTGAATTTATGGATCGTAGTGAGTTTGCGGATGGTGTGAATGCGTTATTGGGAAAAAAGATCGTCATCGTTGGTTGCGGTGCACAAGGTTTGAACCAAGGCTTGAACATGCGTGATTCAGGATTGGATATTTCGTACACGTTACGTAAAGAAGCAATTGCTGAAAAACGTGCGTCATGGAAAAATGCAACAGAGAATGGTTTTACTGTTGGCACTTATGAAGAATTGATTCCTACTGCTGATCTCGTATTGAACTTAACTCCCGATAAACAACATACTGCAGTAATTAAAGCAATTATGCCGTTGATGAAACAAGGTTCTACTTTGTCGTACTCACATGGTTTTAATATTGTTGAAGAAGGTACACAGATCCGTAAAGATATTACGGTGATCATGGTAGCACCGAAATGTCCAGGTACTGAAGTGCGTGAAGAATACAAACGTGGCTTTGGTGTACCAACGTTGATCGCTGTGCATCCGGAGAATGATCCTGAAGGAAAAGGCTTGATCCAGGCAAAAGCATATGCTGCTGCAACGGGCGGTCATCGTGCAGGTGTGTTGCGTTCATCGTTTGTTGCCGAAGTAAAATCGGATCTCATGGGTGAGCAAACCATTTTGTGTGGTGTGTTGCAAACAGGTTCTATCCTTGCGTTCGATAAAATGGTGGAGAAAGGGATTGAACCATCGTATGCATCAAAACTGATTCAATACGGTTGGGAAGTGGTAACAGAAGCGTTGAAGCATGGTGGTGTTACTGCTATGATGGATCGTTTATCAAATCCGGCAAAGATCAAAGCATTTGAGCTGTCAACTGAAATTAAAAATATCTGGCGTCCATTGTTCCAGAAACATCAGGACGATATCATGAGCGGTGAGTTTTCATCAACTATGATGAAAGACTGGGCGGATGATGATAAGAACTTGCTTACATGGCGCAAAGCAACCGGTGAAACTGCATTTGAAAAAACAGCACCAACATCAGCGAAAATTTCTGAACAGGAATATTTTGATAATGGGTTGTTACTCGTTGCGTTTGTACGTGCAGGTGTTGAGCTTGCCTTTGAAACCATGGTGGCGTCAGGTATTAAAGCAGAATCTGCTTACTACGAATCATTGCACGAAACACCGTTGATCGCTAATACGATTGCACGTAAGAAGTTGTTTGAAATGAATCGTGTAATTTCTGATACCGCAGAGTACGGTTGCTACCTGTTCGATCATGCAGCAAAACCAATGCTGAAAGAATTCATGAAAACCATTGATACAGATGTGATCGGTAAAAATTTCAACGATGGTAAAGATGCCGGCGTTGATAACAAAGAACTGATCATTGTAAATGATATTCTCCGTTCACACCCTGTTGAAAAAGTAGGCGCTGTATTGCGTAAAGCAATGACGGATATGAAAGTGATCAATACACCCGCATAAAAATAAACAGTTGAAAACCGCATCTAATCACATACAGCTCGATTTTGCAGGCGCTGCACAACGCATTAAAAAAGTAGTGCATAAAACGCCTTTGCAGGTAAGCCGCAGTCTCTCGAAAAAATATCACTGTAAAGTATATCTGAAGCGGGAAGACTTGCAGGTTGTACGCAGCTACAAAATTCGTGGTGCGTACAACATGATGAGTAGTTTATCTGCGGAGGAATTGCAAAATGGAGTTGTATGTGCAAGTGCGGGAAATCATGCACAAGGATTTGCGTACAGTTGCAGAAAGCTCAATGTAAAAGGCGTAGTATTTATGCCGGTAATAACTCCCAATCAAAAGATCAACCAGACAAAAATGTTTGGAGAAGATTTTATAGAAGTGAAACTGGTGGGCGATACGTTTGATGATTGTGCATTCGCTGCAAAAAAATACACGGAAGAAAACGGGATGACGTTTATTCCACCCTTTGATGATCTGCGCATCATTGAAGGACAGGGAACGGTTGGTGTTGAAATTTTAGAAGAGCTTCCGGAAATTGATTATCTCTTTGTGCCGGTTGGCGGAGGTGGATTGAGTGCAGGTGTAGGTTCTTATTTCAAAACCTATTCACCCAAAACAAAAATTGTTGGTCTTGAACCGGAGGGTGCTCCATCGATGTATGAAGCGCTGAAAGCCGGTCATCCCGTAACAGTTGAAAATATTGATCGCTTTGTGGATGGCGCTGCAGTAAAAAGAGTGGGCGATGTAACCTTCAACATTTGTAAAGATGTGTTGGACGATATGCATCTTGTAGCAGAAGGAAAAGTGTGCTCCACTATTTTGAAACTGTATAACGAAGATGCGATTGTAGTGGAGCCAGCGGGGGCATTAAGTATAGCTTCTTTGGATGATTATGCTGAAGCGATCAAAGGAAAAATAGTGGTATGTGTTGTAAGCGGCAGTAACAATGATATCGATCGTATGCAGGAGATCAAAGAACGAAGCCTCCAATACGAAGGATTGAAACATTATTTCCTCATTCGTTTTGCACAACGGCCGGGTGCATTGAAAGAATTTGTGAATGATGTGCTGGGCCCCAGCGATGATATCGTACGCTTTGAATATATGCAGAAGCATAATAAAGAAACCGGTCCTGCTTTGGTTGGTGTGGAACTGCGGAGCAAGGATGATTATGAAGCACTGATGAATAACCTGAAAAAATACCAGATCAACTTTACTGAGTTAAACAAAAACGATAATATGTTCGGCTATATCGTGTGATTTTTCTGTTAGAAATATGACAGTTCGCTGAACATGTGTTAGTTGATTAATTTGGTAATTTTAAGCGATTGCTTGCTGTTAACTGGGTACAAACCCTGATTTAAATAATATTCCTAATCAAAACTTGCATAGTAGAATGGCAGGCAACATCGGTTTATACAACCCGGCATTTGAACACGATGCTTGTGGTATCGGCTTCGTAGCGAGTATTAAAGGCTACAAATCACATCAGCATATCAGCGATGCATTAACTGTGTTGGAAAACATGGAACATCGTGGTGCGTGTGGCTGTGAAAATAATACAGGCGATGGTGCAGGTATTATGATCCAGACTCCACATGAATTTTTCTTTGAAGAATGTTTGAAGCTGGGTGTACATCTTCCCTCATTTGGAAAGTATGGTGTGGGTGTTTTGTTTTTTCCGAAAGAAATAAAACTTCGTGAAGAGTGCAGAGATATTTTCAATCGCACAGCTGAGAAGCTGGGATTGGAAATTTTGACGTATCGGAAAGTACCGGTCAACCCGGATGGTATTGGTCCAACTGCATTGAGCGTTGAACCGGAAATGGAACATGTGTTTGTTGCGTCGCCTGATCACATTACGAATCCGGATGAATTTGAACGGAAGTTATTTGTGTTGCGGAATCATGCATCACATCTCATCAAGAGTACAGTAAAAAAAGATGCCATTGGATTTTACATTGCATCACTCTCTTATAAAACAGTTGTGTATAAAGGGCAATTAACCAGCGGACAGGTGCGTGGTTATTTTCCTGATCTCAACAACAAGCGTGTAGTGAGTGCTTTTGGTTTAGTGCACAGCCGCTTTGCTACCAATACATTTCCTTCATGGAAATTGGCGCAACCATTTCGTTTCATTGCACACAATGGTGAGATCAATACATTACAGGGAAATCTCAACTGGTTAAAATCAAGTGAGCATGGTTTTACTTCTCCCAACTTCAGCAAAGAAGAAATGGAGATGTTGTTGCCGATCGTTACAGGTGGTCAATCTGATTCTGCCTGTTTGGATAACATGATCGAATTGCTTGCAATGACCGGTCGTAGTTTACCACATGTGATGATGATGTTGATTCCTGAAGCATGGGATGGTAATGATGATATGGATCCGGTTAAGAAAGCATTCTACGAATACCATGCATCGATCATGGAACCGTGGGATGGCCCCGCATCGATTTCATTCACTGATGGAAAAATGATTGGTGCCACGTTGGATCGGAATGGTCTGCGTCCTTCACGTTATTGCATTACTACCGATGAACGTGTGGTGATGGCAAGCGAAAGCGGTGTGTTGTGGATCGATCCAAAAACAATTGTGAAGCAAGGCCGTTTGCATCCCGGAAAAATGTTTGTGGTAGATATGGAGCAAGGACGCATCATTAGTGATGAGGAATTGAAACAAACCATCTGCTCACAAAAACCATA
This region of Lacibacter sp. H407 genomic DNA includes:
- the ilvD gene encoding dihydroxy-acid dehydratase, whose amino-acid sequence is MAELNKYSKVLTQDETQPAAQAMLYGIGLTEDDLKKAQVGIASMGYDGNTCNMHLNDLAKVVKEGVWKNDLVGLIFNTIGISDGISNGTDGMRYSLVSRDLIADSIESVCGGFYYDGLIALPGCDKNMPGAIMAMGRLNRPSIMVYGGTIAPGHHKGEELNIISAFEALGKKLAGTITPEDFKEVVKHSCPGAGACGGMYTANTMASAIEALGMSLPYSSSNPAISDEKKNECLDAGRAIKVLLEKDIKPKDIMTKKAFENAIVTIMIFGGSTNAVLHLIAMAKSVDVELTQDDFQRISDKTPVLADFKPSGKYLMQELHAHGGVPAVMKYLLQKGLLHGDCLTVTGKTVAENLENIAPINFDTQKIIFPLEAPLKVTGHLQILYGNLAEKGSVAKISGKEGERFEGPARVFDGEKDLVAGIANGRVKKGDVVVIRYEGPKGAPGMPEMLKPTSAITGAGLGKDVALITDGRFSGGSHGFVVGHITPEAFEGGLIALVQDDDIIELDATSNKINLKVADEVIAERRKNWKQPALKEKKGVLYKYAMCVKDASQGCVTDEA
- the ilvB gene encoding biosynthetic-type acetolactate synthase large subunit, with amino-acid sequence METLTIKEEKKQTEATKSVSGSVAVLDALLNENVKTIFGYPGGAIMPIYDALYDYNDRLEHILVRHEQGAIHAAQGFARASGKTGVVFATSGPGATNLVTGLADAMIDSTPLVCITGQVFAHLLGTDAFQETDVINITTPVTKWNHQVTDASEIPAALAKAFYIAGSGRPGPVLIDITKNAQLQLFDYEGYKKCEHIRSYRPKPIVRKEYIEQAAKLINEAERPFVIFGQGVILGKAEKEFKAFIEKAGIPAAWTIMGMSAIPTDHPLGVGMLGMHGNYGPNLLTNECDVLIAVGMRFDDRVTGRLDKYAKQAKIVHLDIDPAEIDKNVKTTVPVWGDCKETLPMLTALVESKVYPQWLQKFHDCMAKEQSLCIDPEMNPATDILTMGEVIKALNELTHGNAIIVTDVGQHQMVACRYAQMNQTKSNITSGGLGTMGYALPAAIGAAYGDPSRPTVAIIGDGGFQMTIQELGTIMQFKPNVKIIILNNQFLGMVRQWQQLFHEKRYSFVDITSPDFVAVAKGYYIDGQRISERSELKSALKTMIDHEGSYLLEVMVGKENNVFPMVPQGRGVSEIVLSKEEI
- the ilvN gene encoding acetolactate synthase small subunit; the encoded protein is MQKQEYTITVYTENQIGLLNRIAILFSKRKINIESLNTSPSEVDSVHRFTIVINETEEVVRKLCRQIEKQVEVLKAYYNTNEEIIWQELAMYKVPTDVIAEHVKVERLLSQHGAKAVVIRKDYTVFEVSGQRDETDAFIKVLEPYGLIEFVRSARVAIIKASDGFHNKLKEFEYREPSEEVIENEYLDKGEEVFEM
- the ilvC gene encoding ketol-acid reductoisomerase; its protein translation is MANYFNTLPLREQLNQLGVCEFMDRSEFADGVNALLGKKIVIVGCGAQGLNQGLNMRDSGLDISYTLRKEAIAEKRASWKNATENGFTVGTYEELIPTADLVLNLTPDKQHTAVIKAIMPLMKQGSTLSYSHGFNIVEEGTQIRKDITVIMVAPKCPGTEVREEYKRGFGVPTLIAVHPENDPEGKGLIQAKAYAAATGGHRAGVLRSSFVAEVKSDLMGEQTILCGVLQTGSILAFDKMVEKGIEPSYASKLIQYGWEVVTEALKHGGVTAMMDRLSNPAKIKAFELSTEIKNIWRPLFQKHQDDIMSGEFSSTMMKDWADDDKNLLTWRKATGETAFEKTAPTSAKISEQEYFDNGLLLVAFVRAGVELAFETMVASGIKAESAYYESLHETPLIANTIARKKLFEMNRVISDTAEYGCYLFDHAAKPMLKEFMKTIDTDVIGKNFNDGKDAGVDNKELIIVNDILRSHPVEKVGAVLRKAMTDMKVINTPA
- the ilvA gene encoding threonine ammonia-lyase — protein: MKTASNHIQLDFAGAAQRIKKVVHKTPLQVSRSLSKKYHCKVYLKREDLQVVRSYKIRGAYNMMSSLSAEELQNGVVCASAGNHAQGFAYSCRKLNVKGVVFMPVITPNQKINQTKMFGEDFIEVKLVGDTFDDCAFAAKKYTEENGMTFIPPFDDLRIIEGQGTVGVEILEELPEIDYLFVPVGGGGLSAGVGSYFKTYSPKTKIVGLEPEGAPSMYEALKAGHPVTVENIDRFVDGAAVKRVGDVTFNICKDVLDDMHLVAEGKVCSTILKLYNEDAIVVEPAGALSIASLDDYAEAIKGKIVVCVVSGSNNDIDRMQEIKERSLQYEGLKHYFLIRFAQRPGALKEFVNDVLGPSDDIVRFEYMQKHNKETGPALVGVELRSKDDYEALMNNLKKYQINFTELNKNDNMFGYIV